One Ezakiella massiliensis genomic window, CCACCTTTTGGCGGAGCTTGATTAGATCCATATCCTTGGAAATTTTTTCCCCTTCCACAAAAATTTCCCCCTCAGTTGGGAACATGAGGGCGTTTAAGTGTTGGATAAAAGTGGACTTGCCCGAACCCGTGTGGCCAATTACGCCAACGAAATCGCCTTTCTTTATAGACATGCTAATGCCTTCCAGGGCCTTGAATTCAAAGGGCGTGCCTGGACTGTATACATGGGATAAATTTTTTATTACAATTGCGTCATCGTTGTCGACAGGCTCAACTGGCTGAGTTTTTTCTTCATCAGGTGCTTGACTCTTGGGAACATTTAAGGCTTGTAATTTTGCAATGGTGCAATCCGTATACTCGTGAAGTTCCAAGCTGTCGCAACCCATGGCCTTGTCTCCTAAAAGATATTCCATCTCTGGAGCAAAAGGCGCATCCAGTCCATAAGATCTGACCTTCTTTGGGTCTTTAAAAATTTCCTTGGGCGTGCCCACTTCTGCAATCTTGCCTTCTTCAAAAATAAAAATCCTGTCAGCATAAATCGCCTCTTCCATAAAGTGGGTGATTAAGAGGATTGTTTTATTTTCTTCCCTATTGAGCTTTAAAATTGTATCCAAAACATCCTTGCGACCACCCGGATCCAGCATGGCTGTCGGTTCGTCAAAGATAATTATATCTGGCATCAAGGCGAGTATCCCTGCTATGGCGACCCTTTGCTTTTGACCGCCCGATAAAAGGGTTGGACTGTGGTCTTTAAACTTGGTCATGCCAACTATATCAAGGGCCATGTCCACGCGTTTTCTGATTTCTTCTGATGGGAGGCCTAGGTTTTCTGGACCAAAGGCCACGTCTTCTTCTACAATTGTCGTTACGATTTGGTTGTCGGGATTTTGAAAGACCATGCCGCACTCTCTTCTGATTTCCCAAATCTTATCTTCATCAGTTGTGGACATGCCTTCAACCCTAATCTCCCCTTCTTGGGGTGTGAGCTGGGCGTTAATAAGCTTTGCCAGAGTCGATTTGCCCGATCCATTTGCACCCAAGATGCAAACGAATTCGCCTTCTTTGACATCAAGGCTGACCCCGTCAATAGCTTTTACGTTCTCACCAGAAATATTTGACTTGTAAGAAAAACTTACGTCTTTAATTTCTATTACATTCTCCATTTATCTTCTTCCTCCAAAAGGTCTACTAGGCGTAGGACTTGCTTGGCTTGGTACTTACCCGGATACAAGAGTTCCAAGTGGGGGTAAATATCCCTGATTATATAATCAATTAGCTCATAGTGTGTACACCCTAAGACCACGCGTTCGATGCCGCGCTGTACCATTGGTTGCAAGAGTCTTTTGACTTCATTTCTGATGGCGAGTTCGTTCTCACTAATGCCATCTTCAATAAGCTTGGCCAAGGTCTTTGAGCTGCGGCTCGGAATCTTAAGCGCACGCAAGTAAAGTTTGGACTTATGCGTGTACTCTGTTGAAATAATTGCTAAATTTCTTAAATTTTGCCTCTTCAGTTCGTGGATGGTGGGCGTAATAATATCCACCGTCCTCCGATTTAATCTGCCCCCTTCAATCAAAGCGGCAGACATGGTATTGCAGGCTGGCACGAGAATATCGTACTCGCCCTCGTGTTTGTCTATTATATTTTTGGTTAGTCTCAAAATTTCTTCTCTGGACTTGGCGCCATAGGGCATATTTTCTATGTCGCAATCGTAGATTATATCCAGGTCCTTGTTCCAAGACTTCAGATACCTCTCCACGACCTTGCCGCCGCTGCCAGAATCAATTATCAAAATCTTCATCGGAGTAAAAAATATACCCCCTTTCAAGTCTAAAGCTGGTCTCGTCTGCAATTAAAACCAGCAAATCTGTATCGTAAAAACACTGTGGCCGCTTTTCATCCACCGCTCGGAGGTCCGGCCTAAAGTCGTAGGACCTCATGCGTTTTAGACGCGGCCATATAAAGGCCTCCACAATATTTGTGTAGGAGTCGCCGTAAATAATTAGGTCGGCTCCGTCCTTTACGTCCGTCTCAATGCAGGTGTACTTGTTGTCCCCGTACATATAAGACGGATAGTCAATCTTTTCTTTAAAATTATTTATATCTTCGTGGCCATCGCCTGATCTTTTATAATCTGTGAAATAAATTGGCTCAAAAATATCGTCTGTCCCCGTTAGATATGCAGCCCGTTTGGACCTGGACCCTTTGAACTCGTGAATATCAACATCAATTCGCGCATCATTTAAGGCCTTGCCGTTTTCTT contains:
- a CDS encoding energy-coupling factor transporter ATPase; amino-acid sequence: MENVIEIKDVSFSYKSNISGENVKAIDGVSLDVKEGEFVCILGANGSGKSTLAKLINAQLTPQEGEIRVEGMSTTDEDKIWEIRRECGMVFQNPDNQIVTTIVEEDVAFGPENLGLPSEEIRKRVDMALDIVGMTKFKDHSPTLLSGGQKQRVAIAGILALMPDIIIFDEPTAMLDPGGRKDVLDTILKLNREENKTILLITHFMEEAIYADRIFIFEEGKIAEVGTPKEIFKDPKKVRSYGLDAPFAPEMEYLLGDKAMGCDSLELHEYTDCTIAKLQALNVPKSQAPDEEKTQPVEPVDNDDAIVIKNLSHVYSPGTPFEFKALEGISMSIKKGDFVGVIGHTGSGKSTFIQHLNALMFPTEGEIFVEGEKISKDMDLIKLRQKVGMVFQYPEHQLFEETCAKDVAFGPKNLGLDDAEIEKRVKESLEAVGLDYEWVKDRSPFDLSGGQKRRVAIAGVLAMKPSYLILDEPTAGLDPMGRDEIIDEIKEIADREGLTVIYVTHSMDDIAAIADKILVLDHGKLKYYTIPERVFANEEDLVQIGLDLPSVVTYRNALCRAGYGMGQVLVPEEAAAYLKEIL
- a CDS encoding glutamate racemase, which translates into the protein MKILIIDSGSGGKVVERYLKSWNKDLDIIYDCDIENMPYGAKSREEILRLTKNIIDKHEGEYDILVPACNTMSAALIEGGRLNRRTVDIITPTIHELKRQNLRNLAIISTEYTHKSKLYLRALKIPSRSSKTLAKLIEDGISENELAIRNEVKRLLQPMVQRGIERVVLGCTHYELIDYIIRDIYPHLELLYPGKYQAKQVLRLVDLLEEEDKWRM